In a genomic window of Virgibacillus sp. SK37:
- the dapD gene encoding 2,3,4,5-tetrahydropyridine-2,6-dicarboxylate N-acetyltransferase has product MNMMDANEIISFISNSKKSTPVKVHIKGENVGAIDFGQNVQAFVESKSGVLFGEWKEISTILDENKDSISDYVVENDRRNSAIPLLDLKGINARIEPGAVIRDQVEIGDGCVIMMGAMINIGSVIGEGTMIDMNAVLGGRATVGKNCHIGAGTVLAGVIEPPSAKPVVIEDDVVIGANVVVLEGVTIGKGAIVAAGAIVTKDVAPNTLVAGTPAKVLKEIDENTKTKTEIKQELRKLDD; this is encoded by the coding sequence TTGAATATGATGGATGCAAATGAAATTATCAGCTTTATTTCTAATAGTAAAAAAAGCACGCCGGTAAAGGTACATATAAAGGGAGAAAACGTTGGCGCCATAGACTTTGGTCAAAACGTTCAAGCCTTTGTGGAGAGTAAAAGTGGTGTGTTATTTGGTGAGTGGAAAGAAATATCTACAATCCTTGATGAAAATAAAGATAGTATTAGTGATTATGTGGTAGAAAATGACCGAAGAAACTCTGCTATTCCATTGCTTGATCTAAAAGGAATTAATGCCCGTATTGAACCAGGCGCTGTTATCCGTGACCAGGTCGAGATCGGAGATGGCTGTGTTATTATGATGGGGGCCATGATTAATATCGGTTCAGTTATTGGTGAAGGCACAATGATCGATATGAATGCTGTTTTAGGCGGACGAGCTACTGTTGGAAAGAACTGCCATATAGGAGCTGGCACGGTTTTGGCAGGAGTTATTGAACCACCATCTGCCAAGCCTGTAGTTATTGAAGATGATGTAGTTATTGGAGCAAATGTAGTAGTACTTGAAGGGGTTACAATCGGAAAAGGAGCAATTGTAGCTGCAGGAGCTATTGTTACAAAAGATGTTGCACCAAACACTTTGGTTGCAGGAACACCAGCAAAAGTGTTAAAAGAGATAGATGAAAATACAAAAACAAAAACAGAAATTAAACAAGAACTTCGTAAACTGGATGATTAA
- a CDS encoding peroxiredoxin — protein sequence MAERMVGKQAPRFEMDAVMPNKEFGKVSLEENMKNDKWTVLFFYPMDFTFVCPTEITAMSDRYDEFEDLDAEVIGVSTDTIHTHKAWINTSRDENGLGELQYPLAADTNHAVSQDYGVLIEDEGVALRGLFIINPEGELQYQTVFHNNIGRDVDETLRVLQALQTGGLCPANWKPGQETL from the coding sequence ATGGCAGAAAGAATGGTAGGAAAACAAGCACCACGTTTTGAAATGGATGCAGTTATGCCTAACAAGGAATTTGGTAAAGTTAGTTTAGAGGAAAATATGAAAAACGATAAGTGGACTGTTCTATTCTTCTATCCAATGGATTTCACTTTCGTATGTCCAACAGAAATTACTGCAATGTCTGATAGATACGATGAATTTGAAGATTTGGATGCTGAAGTAATCGGTGTTTCCACTGATACAATTCATACACACAAAGCATGGATTAACACTTCCCGTGATGAGAACGGATTAGGTGAGCTTCAATATCCATTAGCTGCTGACACAAACCATGCAGTTTCTCAGGACTATGGCGTTCTTATTGAAGATGAAGGGGTTGCACTTCGTGGCCTATTCATCATTAACCCTGAAGGAGAACTTCAATATCAAACTGTATTCCATAACAATATTGGTCGTGATGTGGATGAAACATTACGTGTGCTTCAAGCACTTCAAACAGGTGGACTTTGCCCTGCAAACTGGAAGCCTGGTCAAGAAACACTTTAA
- a CDS encoding N-acetyldiaminopimelate deacetylase has product MKLSELQKIRRDLHQIPELGFQENKTQRYLLDKIDAMATENVTVKRWKTGILVKVNGFSPDKMIGFRCDIDGLPITEKTDFTFSSTHDGKMHACGHDFHMTIALGALQTIIDQPIKDDMLFIFQPAEEGPGGALPMMNSNEFLKWKPDVIFALHIAPELPVGTVSSKQGLLFANTSELFIDFKGKGGHAAYPHLTNDMTVAASNFVVQLQQIVSRAINPLESAVVTIGKMESGFVQNAIAETARLEGTIRTLNPETIQIVKDRIENMAKGFEVSSDCTIEIDYGSNYYQVFNQKKYVDIFNKTMEASGIHYKEANAAMTGEDFGYMLKEIPGFMFWLGVDSSYGLHHAKLNPDERAIEVGVKSVSAMIQSLSL; this is encoded by the coding sequence ATGAAACTTTCCGAACTGCAAAAAATAAGAAGAGACCTTCATCAGATTCCAGAATTAGGGTTTCAGGAAAATAAAACTCAAAGATATTTATTAGATAAAATAGACGCAATGGCCACAGAAAATGTAACAGTTAAAAGATGGAAAACAGGTATTCTAGTAAAAGTAAATGGTTTCTCACCTGATAAAATGATTGGCTTCCGATGTGATATAGACGGTTTGCCAATTACGGAGAAAACAGACTTTACATTTAGCTCTACACACGATGGTAAGATGCATGCATGTGGACATGATTTTCATATGACTATTGCTTTGGGAGCATTGCAAACTATTATAGATCAACCGATAAAAGATGACATGTTGTTTATTTTTCAACCAGCTGAGGAAGGACCTGGTGGAGCGTTACCGATGATGAATTCCAATGAATTTCTAAAATGGAAGCCGGATGTAATTTTTGCGTTACATATAGCTCCAGAACTGCCAGTCGGCACGGTATCCAGTAAACAAGGTTTGCTATTTGCTAATACGAGTGAATTATTTATTGATTTTAAAGGGAAGGGTGGTCATGCCGCCTATCCTCATTTAACAAATGATATGACTGTCGCTGCAAGCAATTTTGTCGTGCAATTACAACAGATAGTTTCCAGAGCAATTAATCCATTGGAAAGTGCTGTTGTAACCATTGGAAAAATGGAAAGTGGTTTTGTGCAGAACGCCATTGCTGAAACAGCTAGGCTGGAAGGTACCATTCGGACACTGAATCCAGAAACAATTCAAATTGTTAAGGATAGAATTGAAAATATGGCTAAAGGTTTTGAAGTAAGCTCTGATTGTACTATTGAAATTGATTATGGCTCTAACTATTATCAAGTTTTCAATCAGAAGAAATACGTAGATATCTTTAACAAAACCATGGAAGCATCAGGTATTCATTATAAAGAGGCAAATGCAGCAATGACTGGCGAGGATTTTGGCTATATGTTAAAAGAAATTCCTGGATTTATGTTTTGGCTTGGCGTAGATTCCTCTTATGGGTTACATCATGCTAAGCTTAATCCAGATGAAAGAGCAATAGAAGTAGGCGTAAAGTCTGTAAGTGCCATGATTCAATCTCTCTCTTTGTAG
- a CDS encoding redoxin domain-containing protein, protein MKLRDQMPELEGATEWFNSNPIKKNELIGNKPTLIHFWSVSCGLCKEAMPNVNEFRDEYKDKLNVIAVHMPRSEKDLDLDDVKAVAKEHDITQPIFVDNQHKLTDAFENQYVPAYYVFDEEGKLRHFQAGGGGMKMLRKRVNRVLGIK, encoded by the coding sequence ATGAAGTTAAGAGATCAAATGCCCGAATTAGAAGGCGCAACGGAATGGTTTAATAGTAATCCGATTAAAAAAAATGAGTTAATCGGCAACAAACCAACACTTATCCACTTTTGGTCAGTGAGCTGTGGTTTGTGTAAAGAGGCAATGCCAAATGTGAATGAATTCCGTGATGAATATAAAGATAAGTTAAATGTGATTGCTGTCCACATGCCACGCTCCGAAAAAGATTTAGATTTGGATGACGTTAAGGCAGTAGCAAAAGAACATGATATAACCCAGCCAATCTTTGTGGATAACCAACACAAGCTTACAGATGCATTCGAAAATCAATATGTACCTGCATATTATGTTTTTGATGAAGAAGGAAAGCTTAGACACTTCCAGGCTGGCGGCGGTGGTATGAAAATGCTCCGAAAAAGAGTTAACCGTGTGTTAGGGATTAAATAA
- a CDS encoding YkuS family protein codes for MARIGVEETLTDVKEALMEMGHEVITLRNSDDAAYCDCCVISGQDKDVMGMSTTSIAGSVINAQGHTADAITQMVNDKLQ; via the coding sequence ATGGCACGTATAGGTGTAGAAGAAACATTAACGGATGTTAAAGAAGCGTTGATGGAAATGGGACATGAAGTTATTACGCTAAGAAATAGTGATGATGCAGCATATTGTGATTGTTGTGTGATTTCCGGTCAAGATAAAGACGTGATGGGCATGTCAACTACCAGTATAGCAGGTTCAGTTATTAACGCACAGGGACACACGGCTGATGCGATAACACAAATGGTAAATGACAAGCTTCAGTAA
- the cbpB gene encoding cyclic-di-AMP-binding protein CbpB has product MSMIQDQRNMQLTEVLVGDLMISSEKVAHVQVNNPLEHALLVLVKSGYSAVPVLDSTYKLVGTIGKTIILNQILGLERFEFEKLSAMRVQEVLNEDIPCLTKEATLMEGLNAVINHPFVCVADKEGYFDGILTRRAILKQVKKNIYTSKFE; this is encoded by the coding sequence TTGAGTATGATACAAGATCAAAGAAATATGCAATTAACTGAAGTTTTAGTAGGAGATTTAATGATTTCTTCAGAAAAAGTTGCACATGTCCAAGTAAATAATCCGTTAGAACATGCATTATTAGTTTTAGTTAAATCGGGATATTCGGCTGTTCCCGTGTTGGACTCCACTTATAAATTAGTAGGTACAATAGGTAAAACGATCATCTTAAATCAAATCTTAGGATTAGAAAGATTTGAATTCGAAAAGTTATCTGCAATGCGAGTACAAGAAGTATTGAATGAAGATATTCCCTGTTTAACAAAGGAAGCGACGTTGATGGAAGGATTAAATGCTGTCATTAATCATCCTTTTGTCTGTGTCGCAGATAAGGAAGGGTATTTTGATGGTATTCTTACTCGAAGAGCAATACTAAAACAGGTAAAGAAAAATATATATACTTCTAAATTTGAATAA